From a single Candidatus Brevundimonas phytovorans genomic region:
- a CDS encoding RtcB family protein translates to MSGYDVIESPGVPIKAWTRGVPIEDAALKQLKNVASLPFIHKHVAVMPDVHWGMGATVGSVIPTLKAIIPAAVGVDIGCGMMAVRTSIRAEHLPDDLSGIRSAIEAAVPHGRTDNGGRNDKGAWSSEPPASAAARWADLKAGYDAVIERHPKAGHPRGFGHLGTLGTGNHFIELCLDEAGDVWVMLHSGSRGVGNRFGTYFIERAKYESRRWHLNLPDQDLAYFPEGTEGFIDYVRAVSWAQKYARANREVMMEQVLGVLKAFWPDLTTTQEAVNCHHNYVSKEKHFGQDVFLTRKGAVSAKDGELGIIPGSMGAKSFIVRGKGNADSFCTCSHGAGRAMSRTEAKRRFTVEDHVRATQGVECRKDADVIDETPMAYKDIDAVIAAQADLIEVVHTLRQVVCVKG, encoded by the coding sequence ATGTCTGGCTATGACGTAATCGAAAGCCCGGGCGTGCCGATCAAGGCCTGGACCCGGGGCGTGCCCATCGAGGATGCGGCGCTGAAGCAGTTGAAGAACGTGGCCTCGCTGCCCTTCATCCACAAGCACGTCGCGGTCATGCCCGACGTCCACTGGGGCATGGGCGCGACCGTGGGCTCGGTAATCCCGACGCTGAAGGCGATCATCCCCGCTGCCGTAGGCGTGGACATCGGCTGCGGCATGATGGCGGTGCGGACCTCGATCCGCGCCGAGCATCTGCCGGACGACCTGTCGGGCATCCGTTCCGCCATCGAGGCCGCCGTTCCGCACGGCCGGACCGACAACGGCGGGCGCAACGACAAGGGCGCCTGGTCGTCCGAGCCTCCGGCCTCGGCCGCGGCGCGCTGGGCGGACCTGAAGGCGGGCTACGACGCCGTGATCGAGCGCCATCCCAAGGCGGGGCACCCGCGCGGCTTCGGCCACCTGGGCACGCTGGGCACCGGCAACCATTTCATCGAGCTGTGCCTCGATGAGGCGGGCGACGTCTGGGTCATGCTGCACTCCGGCTCGCGCGGGGTCGGCAACCGCTTCGGGACCTACTTCATCGAGCGCGCCAAGTATGAATCGCGTCGCTGGCATCTGAACCTGCCGGACCAGGACCTGGCCTACTTCCCCGAAGGGACGGAGGGTTTCATCGACTATGTGCGGGCGGTGTCGTGGGCGCAGAAGTACGCGCGCGCCAACCGCGAGGTGATGATGGAGCAGGTGCTGGGCGTGCTGAAGGCCTTCTGGCCCGATCTGACGACGACGCAGGAGGCGGTGAACTGCCACCACAACTACGTCTCGAAAGAAAAGCACTTCGGTCAGGACGTCTTCCTGACCCGCAAGGGCGCGGTATCGGCCAAGGACGGTGAACTGGGCATCATCCCCGGCTCGATGGGGGCCAAGTCCTTCATCGTGCGCGGCAAGGGCAATGCAGACAGCTTCTGCACCTGCTCGCACGGGGCCGGTCGGGCCATGAGCCGGACCGAGGCCAAGCGCCGCTTCACGGTCGAAGACCACGTCCGCGCGACCCAGGGCGTCGAGTGCCGCAAGGACGCCGACGTGATCGACGAAACGCCGATGGCCTACAAGGATATCGACGCGGTCATCGCGGCCCAGGCCGACCTGATCGAGGTCGTGCACACCCTGCGTCAGGTGGTGTGCGTCAAGGGATGA
- the mnmA gene encoding tRNA 2-thiouridine(34) synthase MnmA, with amino-acid sequence MSGAADMDAAIESARQAVGLPVGARVVAAMSGGVDSTVVAALLAKAGYDVVGVTLQLYDHGAALKKKGACCAGQDIHDARLAAELIGIPHYVLDYESRFKDAVIDQFADSYLKGQTPVPCIRCNQTVKFRDLLDVARDLGAEAMATGHYVRRAAVGNRSQMRKAVDHSRDQSYFLFATTQAQLDYLRFPLADLEKPQVRGVAAALGLKIAAKPDSQDICFVPSGDYRTLIDRLRPQGREAGEIVHMDGRVLGQHGGITDYTIGQRRGLNVAVGEPLFVTRLDPDNRRVIVGPREALLTASLVLEETNWLGDQATIEEAARDGAPVLARVRSTRQPSPARLTMSEDGVISVVFDEGEEGVAPGQACALYDPADPDRVLGGGFIQSTTAVV; translated from the coding sequence ATGTCCGGCGCCGCCGACATGGACGCCGCGATCGAGAGCGCGCGACAGGCCGTCGGCCTGCCGGTCGGCGCCCGCGTGGTCGCGGCCATGTCAGGCGGGGTGGATTCCACCGTCGTCGCCGCCCTGCTGGCCAAGGCCGGCTATGACGTGGTCGGCGTCACCCTCCAGCTTTACGACCACGGCGCCGCGCTCAAGAAGAAGGGCGCCTGCTGCGCCGGTCAGGACATCCACGACGCCCGTCTGGCCGCCGAACTGATCGGCATTCCCCACTATGTCCTCGACTACGAAAGCCGGTTCAAGGACGCGGTCATCGACCAGTTTGCGGACTCCTATCTGAAGGGCCAGACCCCGGTCCCCTGCATCCGCTGCAATCAGACGGTCAAGTTCCGCGACCTGCTGGACGTGGCCCGCGATCTCGGCGCCGAAGCCATGGCGACGGGCCACTATGTCCGCCGCGCCGCCGTCGGCAACCGCTCACAAATGAGGAAGGCCGTCGATCACTCGCGCGACCAGTCCTACTTCCTGTTCGCCACGACCCAGGCGCAACTGGACTATCTGCGCTTCCCCCTGGCTGATCTGGAAAAGCCCCAGGTGCGCGGCGTCGCCGCCGCTCTGGGCCTGAAGATCGCCGCCAAGCCGGACAGCCAGGACATCTGCTTCGTGCCCTCCGGCGACTACCGCACCCTGATCGACCGCCTACGTCCGCAAGGCCGTGAAGCGGGCGAGATCGTCCATATGGACGGCCGGGTGCTGGGCCAGCACGGCGGCATCACCGACTACACCATCGGCCAGCGCCGGGGCCTGAACGTCGCCGTGGGCGAGCCCCTGTTCGTCACCAGGCTGGACCCCGACAACCGCCGCGTCATCGTCGGCCCGCGCGAAGCCCTGCTGACCGCCAGTCTGGTGCTGGAAGAAACCAACTGGCTGGGCGATCAGGCCACCATCGAGGAAGCCGCCCGCGACGGCGCCCCCGTCCTGGCCCGCGTCCGCTCCACCCGCCAGCCCTCGCCCGCCCGCCTGACCATGAGCGAGGACGGCGTCATCTCGGTCGTCTTCGATGAAGGCGAGGAAGGCGTCGCCCCCGGGCAGGCCTGCGCCCTCTACGACCCCGCCGACCCCGACCGCGTCTTGGGCGGCGGCTTCATCCAGAGCACCACCGCTGTCGTCTGA
- a CDS encoding thioesterase family protein, whose product MTEADLLHDALTLTPEDGGLSAHLSGEFSNGPIAAPPEAGFPFGGLLAALCAGAMRQGLDLKAPLRSLTVQYLAAARYGQPIHFRPRLLRGGRNVAYAVVEGGQGSRLTHHASATYGADGASAETLTPLLTPPPLLDSDAPGLSGPMAPRFSQHVDYRFDGGPNILGGNEGKPAVERVWMRTRDGAPLDELRLCYLLDALYPPAWTAFKAPPMMTSVDLRYDFINDPTPETAPDGWAFFEYRLLDHGLGWSLDEAVAWGADGRPLALARQRRKLL is encoded by the coding sequence ATGACCGAAGCCGACCTGCTGCACGACGCCCTGACCCTGACGCCCGAAGACGGGGGCCTGAGCGCCCATCTCTCCGGCGAATTCTCCAACGGCCCCATCGCCGCCCCGCCCGAGGCGGGTTTTCCCTTCGGGGGTCTGCTGGCGGCCCTGTGCGCCGGGGCCATGCGGCAGGGCCTGGACCTCAAGGCCCCCTTGCGCAGCCTGACCGTCCAGTACCTGGCCGCCGCCAGGTACGGCCAGCCGATCCACTTCCGCCCGCGTCTGCTGCGCGGCGGCCGCAACGTCGCCTATGCCGTGGTCGAGGGCGGGCAGGGCTCGCGCCTGACCCACCACGCCAGCGCCACCTACGGCGCCGACGGCGCCAGCGCCGAGACCCTCACCCCCCTGCTCACCCCGCCGCCCCTGCTGGACAGCGACGCGCCGGGCCTCAGCGGCCCCATGGCCCCCCGCTTCTCGCAACACGTCGACTATCGCTTTGACGGCGGCCCCAACATTCTGGGCGGCAACGAAGGCAAGCCCGCCGTCGAGCGGGTCTGGATGCGGACCCGCGACGGCGCGCCGCTGGACGAACTGCGGCTCTGCTATCTGCTGGACGCCCTCTATCCGCCCGCCTGGACAGCCTTCAAGGCGCCGCCGATGATGACCAGCGTCGATCTGCGCTACGACTTCATCAATGATCCGACGCCGGAAACCGCGCCCGACGGCTGGGCCTTCTTCGAGTACCGGCTGCTGGATCACGGCCTGGGCTGGTCGCTGGACGAGGCCGTGGCCTGGGGCGCGGACGGTCGCCCGCTGGCCCTGGCCCGTCAGCGCAGGAAGCTGCTTTAG
- the flgE gene encoding flagellar hook protein FlgE, with translation MSINSAMQAGVSGLSANSAALAAISQNIANVNTIGYKRTQGEFQTIVNSQSKGAGGYAAGGVMTTARHFISQEGQLQRTTESTDLAVDGQGFFVTTEKAEGVGATDSRLFTRAGAFRIDNLGYLKNSAGLYLQGWPVDSNGDIATDPSDLTRLRSINIGTVGGTAEPTTRAQINANLYSGQTISTAASPNKYTNVPLVPAASGPKDFTVRYSPTGNPSEYNVTVKTGIQTINAVATYDAAGALASLTVGGVAQSLTDLDLGGGDTVALGSPGLGIVNNNVAKTKYDPSINSMAMYNGEDDNPLGVKPDFKINIPVSDSKGGQRNIEIRLLKSDQPNEWYAEIVAVPADDVITGGAYSNGQIKKGVLAFTPAGRLDISTMQTWPAGKGLFDDPANAVLDFGRSDPNVIIDPANPADDYKVKWADGLGISAQTLTLDLATSAGGLSQLNTASIVQSTVTNGTAFGNLSDIKIDESGFVTAIFDNGVMRRIAQVAIATFPSPDSLRQVTGNAFRVSLDSGTFNLKAAGTGGAGMIAAQQLESSTVDLSAEFTSLITTQRAYSASSKIITTADEMLSELLSIKR, from the coding sequence ATGAGCATCAACAGCGCCATGCAGGCCGGGGTTTCCGGTCTTTCCGCCAACTCCGCCGCCCTGGCCGCGATCTCGCAGAACATCGCGAACGTGAACACCATCGGCTACAAGCGCACCCAGGGCGAGTTCCAGACCATCGTGAACAGCCAGAGCAAGGGCGCGGGCGGCTATGCGGCCGGCGGCGTCATGACCACGGCCCGGCACTTCATCAGCCAGGAAGGCCAGCTGCAGCGCACGACCGAAAGCACCGACCTGGCCGTTGATGGTCAGGGCTTCTTCGTCACGACCGAGAAGGCCGAGGGCGTCGGCGCCACCGACAGCCGCCTGTTCACCCGCGCGGGCGCCTTCCGTATCGACAACCTGGGCTATTTGAAGAACAGCGCGGGCCTGTATCTGCAAGGCTGGCCGGTGGACTCCAACGGCGACATCGCCACGGACCCGTCGGACCTGACCCGTCTGCGCTCGATCAACATCGGCACCGTCGGCGGCACCGCCGAGCCCACCACCCGCGCCCAGATCAACGCCAACCTCTACTCCGGCCAGACGATCTCGACCGCCGCCAGCCCGAACAAGTACACCAACGTGCCGCTCGTCCCGGCCGCCTCCGGGCCCAAGGACTTCACCGTCCGCTATTCGCCGACCGGCAACCCCAGCGAGTACAACGTCACCGTCAAGACCGGCATCCAGACCATCAACGCCGTGGCCACCTATGACGCCGCCGGCGCCCTGGCCAGCCTGACGGTCGGCGGCGTGGCCCAGTCCCTGACCGACCTCGACCTGGGCGGCGGCGACACGGTCGCCCTGGGCTCGCCGGGCCTCGGCATCGTCAACAACAACGTCGCCAAGACCAAGTACGACCCCTCGATCAACTCGATGGCCATGTACAATGGCGAGGACGACAACCCCCTGGGCGTGAAGCCGGACTTCAAGATCAACATCCCGGTCTCCGACTCCAAGGGCGGCCAGCGCAATATCGAAATCCGCCTGCTCAAGAGCGATCAGCCGAACGAATGGTATGCGGAAATCGTCGCGGTTCCGGCCGACGACGTGATCACGGGCGGGGCCTATTCCAACGGCCAGATCAAGAAGGGCGTCCTCGCCTTCACCCCCGCCGGCCGTCTGGACATCTCCACGATGCAGACCTGGCCCGCGGGCAAGGGCCTGTTCGACGATCCGGCCAACGCCGTGCTGGACTTCGGCCGCTCCGACCCCAACGTCATCATCGACCCGGCCAACCCGGCTGACGACTACAAGGTGAAGTGGGCCGACGGCCTGGGCATCTCGGCCCAGACCCTGACCCTGGATCTCGCCACCTCGGCCGGCGGCCTCAGCCAGCTGAACACGGCCTCGATCGTCCAGTCGACGGTGACCAACGGCACCGCCTTCGGCAACCTGTCGGACATCAAGATCGACGAGAGCGGCTTCGTCACCGCCATCTTCGACAACGGCGTCATGCGCCGGATCGCCCAGGTCGCCATCGCCACCTTCCCCAGCCCCGACAGCCTGCGTCAGGTCACGGGCAACGCCTTCCGCGTCAGCCTGGACAGCGGCACCTTCAACCTGAAGGCGGCGGGCACGGGGGGCGCGGGCATGATCGCGGCCCAGCAGCTGGAATCCTCGACCGTCGACCTCTCGGCCGAGTTCACCAGCCTGATCACCACCCAGCGCGCCTACTCGGCCTCGTCCAAGATCATCACCACGGCGGACGAGATGCTGTCCGAGTTGCTCAGCATCAAGCGTTGA
- a CDS encoding hemerythrin domain-containing protein — protein MLYLRDAFPRERWTGALPETAAFWLQMHAGFRAQQAQMAEAAARWRSGALDPRGLHAALIPTLQAFLQHLDGHHRVESGHYFPQFRRIEPRIQTGLDLLDRDHDAIHAHLDALYHSAVAFHQAVAGQSPDAPDRAHRLTDVLDRASPDLIRHLDDEEDIVIPLMALKGGSLE, from the coding sequence ATGCTGTATCTGCGCGACGCCTTCCCGCGTGAGCGCTGGACCGGCGCCCTGCCCGAAACCGCCGCCTTCTGGCTGCAGATGCACGCCGGCTTCCGCGCCCAGCAGGCGCAGATGGCCGAGGCCGCCGCGCGCTGGCGCTCCGGCGCGCTCGACCCGCGCGGCCTGCACGCCGCCCTGATCCCGACGCTGCAAGCCTTCCTCCAGCATCTGGACGGCCACCACCGCGTCGAGAGCGGCCACTATTTCCCCCAGTTCCGCCGGATCGAGCCGCGCATCCAGACCGGCCTCGACCTGCTGGACCGCGACCACGACGCCATCCACGCCCATCTGGACGCCCTCTATCACTCAGCGGTCGCCTTCCATCAGGCGGTCGCCGGCCAGTCCCCCGACGCCCCTGACCGCGCCCACCGCCTGACTGACGTGCTGGACCGCGCTTCGCCCGACCTGATCCGCCACCTCGACGACGAAGAGGACATCGTCATCCCCCTGATGGCGTTAAAGGGCGGTTCGCTCGAATAA
- a CDS encoding DUF1153 domain-containing protein, translated as MLQERRLNSRGEQYVVGPTGTPLTLRDLPPAETNRWVIRRKAEVVAAVRGGLISLEDALTKYRLTAEEFIAWQQAIDKWGMQGLRTTRIQSYRD; from the coding sequence ATGCTGCAAGAGCGACGCCTTAATAGTAGAGGCGAACAATATGTGGTCGGCCCGACGGGCACGCCGCTGACCCTGCGGGATCTCCCGCCGGCGGAAACGAACCGCTGGGTGATCCGCCGCAAGGCCGAAGTGGTCGCCGCCGTGCGCGGCGGTCTGATCAGCCTGGAAGACGCCCTGACGAAGTATCGTCTGACGGCCGAGGAATTCATCGCCTGGCAACAGGCGATCGACAAATGGGGCATGCAAGGGCTGCGCACCACGCGCATCCAGAGCTACCGGGATTGA
- a CDS encoding helix-turn-helix domain-containing protein, translating to MGRTADYSRQSCSIAATLEVIGDPWTLLVIRDAFNGVRRFEQWQERLGVARNVLAARLKLLVQHGVLEPQLYSERPPRNEYVLTAKGKDLYGVLVTLHAWGEKHVYGEADSGVAMIHKTCGHDLKPRIACGHCNEIVKPRDIELTWAENRPTVGDMMPKEDAA from the coding sequence ATGGGACGCACCGCCGACTATAGCCGCCAGAGCTGCTCGATCGCCGCCACGCTGGAGGTGATCGGCGACCCGTGGACCCTGCTGGTTATCCGCGACGCCTTCAACGGCGTACGCCGGTTCGAGCAGTGGCAGGAGCGGCTGGGCGTGGCGCGCAATGTCCTGGCGGCGCGTCTGAAGTTGCTGGTGCAGCACGGGGTGCTGGAGCCGCAGCTCTATTCCGAGCGCCCGCCGCGCAACGAATATGTCCTGACGGCCAAGGGCAAGGACCTGTACGGGGTGCTGGTGACGCTGCACGCCTGGGGCGAGAAACACGTCTATGGCGAGGCCGACAGCGGCGTCGCCATGATCCACAAGACCTGCGGCCACGACCTCAAGCCCCGCATCGCCTGCGGCCATTGCAACGAGATCGTCAAACCCCGCGACATCGAACTGACCTGGGCCGAGAACCGCCCGACGGTCGGCGATATGATGCCGAAGGAAGACGCGGCCTAG